One genomic window of Nicotiana sylvestris chromosome 10, ASM39365v2, whole genome shotgun sequence includes the following:
- the LOC138879490 gene encoding uncharacterized protein: MSRPPPPYPQRFAKQNGENQFKKFIDMMKSLSINVPLVEALDQMPSYKKFMKDLVTKKRSMNCETIKLTHQVSAIVNSMAPKLEDTAAFTIPCTIGSGDFSKSLCDLRASINLMPYSVLNNLGIGQPRPTSMRLQMADRIMKRLLGVIDDVLVSVDKFILLVDFVILDCEVDYEVPIILGRHFLATGKALVDVEAGELTFLVGDEKVVFHVCKSMR, encoded by the coding sequence ATGTcaaggcctcctcctccataccctcaaagaTTTGCCAAGCAAAATGGCgagaaccaattcaaaaagttcattgacatgatgaagagcctatCCATCAATGTGCCATTGGTTGAAGCTTTGGATCAAATGCCCAGTTATAAAAAGtttatgaaggacttggtgacaaagaagaggtcgatgaattgtgaaactataaagctgactcatcaagtgagtgcaattgtgaACTCAATGGCTCCTAAATTGGAAGATACCGCAGCTTTCACAATCccttgtaccattggaagtggTGACTTTTCTAAATCTCTTTGTGATCTtagggcaagtatcaacttgatgccctattcagttttaaataatttgggaattgggcaaccaagacccacatctatgagattacaaatggcggatCGTATCATGAAGAGATTGTTAGGTGtcattgatgatgtgttggttagTGTTGATAAATTCATCCTTCTGGTGGAttttgttattcttgattgtgaggttgattatgAGGTGCCGATCATTCTTGGGAGAcatttccttgctacggggaaagCTCTAGTTGATGTTGAAGCCGGAGAGCTTACTTTCTTGGttggtgatgagaaagtggtttTCCATGTGTGCAAGTCTATGAGGTAA